Genomic window (Pyrus communis chromosome 13, drPyrComm1.1, whole genome shotgun sequence):
AGAGATAACGGCGTGGTCGTAACACTTGAACGATCGTCAGTTTATGTGACATGACAGAATGAGAGACTGAGAATATTTGGGTCCTAGATAAAGAAGGATACCGAAAGAGCACTCCACTTGCGGGCCCAAACGTGTGGGTCCCATTCGCCCTCCTTCTACAAGCAAAGGATATATTCTTCCCACCCTCCCCCCAATCATGTGCAACGTTCTAGCACATGTATATGTCCACTGTTTTCGTAGACTTCGATCGAGTTATCAACTCCAGAAGTCTAAACAGTTTCATTTCTTGATTAGTCATCCTAATATGTTATCTGATTTGTAAATGTTTGATTTTGAAAATTATTCCTAAACTGTTAAGTGaaagtttaaactttaaaacacttgcatttttttttatgagtagATTTATCTTAATTGTGGAAAGACAAACAGATAAGTGTAGTCTCACTAGTACTACATACCCTAGAaactataaaagaagaaatCATTGCCTTTTGTAAAGAAGACTCTGATATGATTTTAGTAAAATCAGTTTAGATTATGTCATAAAACTACTGGACAATATATAGAGTAGTAACTTATTATAAAGATATACAATGTCTCTTACTCTCTAATGTAGAATGACACTCTCAACACGGGGGTCAATTAAACGTCATTTAATTTCACAATATACGAGTCATACTTTCAACACGCTTCGTCACATGTGGCGTTATTTAAGCCTAATATAGATAACTTCATAAAAGAAGCTATGGTTTCACTACAAAACTAATTGATAACAAGAGGAAGTAATGATCCATATTAGCACAATGTCCCTTGGTTCCTTTACCTGGGATAAACTCAATAGTACCACTAACCATATGCCAACAATACAGATATCGATCAATTGCTACATAATGTACGCGTGTGTATTACATTAACCAATATTGTTATAACCCAAATCAAATAACGCTTGGCGCGCTGGTTATGAATCAGGACGAGGGACATTCGAATTGAGCTAGCTTTAATCAatctaacacacacacacacacacacacacacacatatatatatatatgtgacatgcatgcatgccaTGGATGCTGCTCGATCTTGATAACCTTGAGGGTTTGATGGCGTGAGGAAGACACTCAAAATCAATGGGGCCCAAAAGTTCATCTGTCATATGACTATGAGTAATTAAAGTGGGTTGTGTGCCCACGTTAAATTCCACCGTACACTAACGGTTCTATATTCCTATATACAATAGAAGGTCAGTGAATCCATCTGATATCTGTTTTCTTAATCATTTCATTGTTCTTCTCTCAGCAGCTGCTGCATATCTTTTTGATCATTTCAAACGACTACAACTGTACAAATATCCTGGAATCTGATCACACCATCTCATCCCGATCAActtcattttatcatttttgctttgtttccctttaattatttgttaAATAACTTGGTGTATGTTGAACCAGTTaaagaaactttcataataaCTTTGTGATGAGCTTGCATGCGGGTTTTGAAAGTGAGCAATCATTTTGCTAAATATTGAGGGAAGAAGGACCACGTGCTTTTCTAATATATACACTATATTAGAGCCTGGATCCAAAGCCTATGATATTAATCAAAATTGTTATGTTTGATCCCTTTTGATTTAActtattttgttgattcaaCAAAATGCATTTGATCTAATGAAGCTATTTAGTGAGTTTTACAAACCTTGTAGCTATAAATTATCACTGCTAATTGTCAAAAGAGGATCAAATCTCATGCAAGGGGAGTTGGGTACCAGATCTGGAGATGCATACTAGTTTGAATTAATACGTTGTCTAATCCTTTTTATATATAAGGTCATGACAGCCTTATACACCCTTAATTAGGCCATCTCCAGTCAAGGGCTATAGGCCACATTTAGTTCTAAATTTGACAAACTTAGTCTCCAACCAAAGGGTAAAAGGGAATCAAGCTAAAAGAATTAGGTTAAGTTTGGCTCCAGGACAAACTAAGTTTGGCttcaaaaagtaataaaatatgaaGGGGAATAAAATATAGCCCTACACAATTgaagatgaaaaaaatttaaaataatctttaaaatattaattttagaagATTAAAACATAGCCAAGAGCTATGTTTAGCCCTTAATGACTGAAGATGGTCTTAGCCTTTATCTCGTAACTGTCCATTACGTGCCACTTACATGTCGGTAattgtgagagagagatgatgatGATCCTTTGTGTCTCACACTGCATGAATGACATGCCTAATCTACACGTTTTTATGGTACGTATATAAATAGTTACACATCTAGAGTGAGAGAGTAAGTTACACATCCGGTTGCAGATTCGGCATGCTGTCATTCATGAAACACGTTTTAGGGCAATTTAAGCATCGACCATATGACTACAAAACTGACCCAGTATTAACTAGGATACTGCTTTTTTTCTTCAGCATGGCACATGCTGTGCACTACTGGGGCATGCATGCTTTGCATATTCGATAGCAAAGAATCCCCTATACATATAGAGACAGATCACTTTCAAAGCATGTCCCtttaattcattaacttaatatTAACAACAGGTCGATGCGGAAATCTTGAGCTTCAAGCTTCTGAAAACCTGTCCCGTAATCTTATCTCTTTATGCATATATTGCTTTGTGTTCGATCCTTTTTTCTATATCTTCTCTTCTCTCACTCAAATAAAAGTTTTGCAAAGGACAGTTTGATTCTTAAATTCTTCACATCTTTATCGatcactttttttatttttccaaatccAATGGGAGAGAATGTCAATGTTACGTGTTCTTATTGAAACGGTTCAAATTTAAGTTGCTAAAAAATTACATGGATGTTACAGAATATTtgtccaaatttcaaattccaGAGTGCATGCCCGTAGAAACATGATATGATACATGTATGAAATGGTGTGACTAAAGCATTTCTAGCTAGGGTTAATTTGAGTGGTCCTATCCATCATGTGGTCAAACAAACTAAACCTCGTTATGGGTGCAGTCAATCAGGTTCTTTGGGGCCCAAAGAATGGACCCTACAGTGAGATAGCTGTCGATCCCTATGCCTTATGCTAGCTAGGGCACATGTATGTAATGATGTGCAGGTATTCGAGCAAAAACCAATACCAACTTGATCTTGGGACCGTATAATTGGCCAGAAAAGTTTCATGATGTCACTCTAGGTTATTTGGGTTTTGGTAGTGGTGCTAAATTTAGGGGCTGGGTGTAAAAATCTAAGTAAAGGTAAGTTCAGtaatgtgattaaaaaaaagataaatacgTAATTGTATATTCACAGTTtgttaataaaaatttgatatgaagACATTTATCTAACATTTGGTAATGTATTATAAATTTAGAAGTTGAGAGTAGATATCTAAAACTAAATGTAAGATAATGTTGACGAAAGAGAGAGGGACGCataattgtgtgtgtgtgtgtgtgtgtgtgtgcataaaTGAAAGCTTAGATAGCCGACTGGGAACGATGGAGTTGCACAATATGTTTTCCATTTCTGTTTGTTATGGGAGTTGCTTCATTCTTGTCTTGTGGTTGGTTTTCTTGTGAGTTAAATTTGGAAGTTGAGTAGAAATCCCAAAGAAGAGGTAAGATAAATTTACAatcacataataaaatatagTTTTTGTAGTATTAATATCATGTTTTACGAGAAATTTTCCAATACGTCAGGAACACGATTTGATACAccaaatattattatataatttattaaaaacttaaaataaattacaactaattatataataacactTAATATACATAGTCGTATTCTCGGTACTGAAACTTTTTTTCACATTCTACATTCGTTTTCATGcatgtgaaagaaaaaagattgcGTGTGCTTTGTTACCAATACAACCAATAGTCATAGATTATGTGCACTACTTTCTCTTCaactaagaaataaaaaatggataaatatatataagtCTGCTGCAAGATCACACCATAGTCGGACTCTTATTCGCATGCGCGACACTTCCAACGGTGAATGCGGCGCGCGGCATACGTATATAGCAAACAAGTCAAAAATATTCTCTTTGCTATATAAAACTCCACCTAATAATTGACCAATCTACTATTGGTCGGTCGACAGGATCTTCAGCCCCATTCTGGAAGGATTTTTCAATGCGACCGTTGTACGAGATAGTACATCACGTATCtttatataaatagtgggttatatatgttaaaagtttaataatttaaaaattaaaattttccaccacttgtataaaaacacgtggtgtaccatctgtattcccgtcacaactaaaaatttcttcctATTCTGCACGgttatctattttttataatttaatctTTCCATCAACTAATCTTTAATTTAGTATTAGTTTTCTCCACTTAAAACTTCCATGCAGATGCTGATGCAGGGAATTCTTTATTGTCACCAAGTTATTACGTATCAAATGTTTATTAAACGGGTGGTTCGTTTTTTAATTACGTGACAAATATTTAtgagaattattattagcactaaaaaaatcttatttggcaatccaaattttctataattagaaagaaaaatacacttatgaggagtgtagaataagatttttaaagtgttaataacaattctcatatttAGTAATTGCGAAAAATTTTCTCTGTATAACTGGGTTGAAATGCATGTTGATCAAATGCGACCATCGAAATACAAGGAATGTTTCTATGAGAATAATAAAACGTTGCACCTGGTCCAGTTATCAAATACAAAATTCTATTGTCCACTTAATTGCAGGTAAATTCGACTCATATGAAAGTGCAAAAAAAATGTAGGCTTTTTAGCTTAAATGGTCACTGAGATTTGCAtgacacatcactttggtccctgagatcaatagaagtggtccctgatattgtccaccatccatcattttggtcattccgttaaaaattcCGTTAAGTGTCCCAGAGCTCTTGgctggaagtttgggcaattttcaaagcttcgtaactcaatcgtttcttaaccaaattcgacccataatatatcaaaatgaagataggaaagtgtagaataagattacacatatttggaagcccaatggttgtcagagatggtcggaaaatagcctcaaagttgactggtctgagggaaaactggaaaactctccgtgaaaactggaaaactagccgaaaactgggtaaattttaaacgttcataacttcttcaatacttaacgaaatcaagtgattcaaaaatgaaaatcatacttctcgacgagacgaagagaatggtatcttcctttttttttttttttttttttttttttatggctaactcgccatggtttggccggaaaacggctcgaaagtggctgtcttggtctcgagttagccactttcgagcagttttttggccaaaccacgacaatttagccataaaaaaaaaaaaaaaaaaaaaagatatcgTTCTCTTCGTCTTGTCGAGAAGTATggttttcgtttttgaatcacttgattttgttaagtattgaagaagttatgaacgtttaaagtttgccCAGTTTCTGGccagttttccagtttttcctcggatcagtcaactttgaggctattttccagccatctccggcaaccattgggcttccaaataggtataatcttattctacactttctatcttcattttgatatattatgggtcgaatttggttaagaaacgattgaattacgaagttttgaaaattgcccaaacttcagGCCAAGAGTtccgggacacttaacggaatttttaactaaataactaaaatgatggatggtggacaatctcagggaccacttccattgatttgaaatctcaggaaccaaagtgatgtgttatgtaaatctcaatgatcattttaactaaaaagctAGAAATGTATATATTGAGTTCGATAACTAATTATCCGGTCCATTTTTCAACCTAACTTTATTATAACTAAGTTAtattgctataaaaaaaaaaattaaaaaagaaaaaagcctaTCGTTtgtgagagaagaaaaaaacctATCCTACTTGCTATTCTTTCTTTGTTCTCTAGTCATACGTCAGAATCATTGTTGTCTCTACTATTTTTGCTACGAAATCTATCAATTGGGTCCCATTCTTGTCCATTGAACCCACCCAAGTGTCCTTTAGCTTACTAAACCAAAAATTGAGATTCTTTCCGGATTTCTTCACGGAGATTTGAActatttagtttaaattttgcATTTCTCATTAgcttatttcatttatttatttcacaCAATACAAAGGTCCAgagctctctttttctcttttcaacAACCCGAATGTCAGGGTCTTTGAGCTCTGCACATAGAGATCTAGAAAGGATATTGACTCCAAAGCTAGACACTCTTTGCATCACCTTCTTCTGCATATTTTTGTCCTATTGTTTATGGCTCGTGTATTAAAgattacaataattaattgttagCTATTTGAGAGTCATGTGATTAGTGAATTAAACAATATTATGAGGGATGCCATTAAATTTGCATTGGTCAAGAAAATAGGCTTAACATAGCAGTAAAGTTACGTAGCTAACTTATTTAGTGGACtatataatatttttagatATGCATATTATACCCGAGGATTATGTTCAGATCGTGTCTCCTTATCCTAAATCCAATTCGAATCGAAACACTTGCCATCATCTATTGGtttaggataatgctaggaaaattaaacttgtaaactaaattttataaactaaataacataAAAGTTGACGGTTTGATTATTACGTGAGTATTGATTaaagtgtttatttttttattgatgaaacattatttaatttgcaaatttaatttacaaatttagtctacctgACATGACTCGTTGGTTAACATTAGATCTTAGGACCTTAATTTATTGAGAATAGGTTTTGCAACTATAAAGTTTACCTAATAATCCAAATGAATGAGCAATTAACAATACCAAACAATATTATTAAGCCTTGATTACTGATACCATGAAAAGctatatataacatatataattttagGTTTTGCACGTACGTGCAATCAGAAATGAATCAAAGATATATAATTGTTTGAATGGTAACATATATCAATATCAACAAGTAATGACAATGTGTATACTCAGGTAATgagaatataaatgtatatcacatttttttcattttagtcTCTCAATCTGATCATCGTCccaaaatcatcatttcatacaaccttttgttttctttacatcTAGATCTACCTTTGAAGGGGTTTGCTAGCTAAGATTAGTGGCGGAGCTAATATAGAAGTTACTGGTTGTCCATGATACAAAGCTATGGAGTGGGATACTGCATGTGACAAAGCTAAGGACAAAGCTAAGGAGGTGGGATACCTGCATGTGACAAAGTTACTATGAGAGGTGGGATACCTGCATGTGACAAAGCTAAGGATTTTCTGGATTCAATTGGAGCAAAGTTCAAAGAGTCCGAGAAAGCTGAGATGGGTGAATTGATGACGATGCTGaccaaattgaaatttgatgaagGCAAAGGTGTAAGGGAGCACATACTGAAGCTTGTTGACACTGCAACAAAATTGAAGGACTTGGAGGTCCCGGTTGATGATGCTTTTGTTGTTCATATGGCATTGACTTCTCTACCTCAATCCTTTGATCAACTGAAGATCACTTACAGCACACAGAAGGAAAAATGGTAACTGGATGAACTAATTTCCATATGTGCTCAGGAGGAAGGCATGCTCAAAAGAAACACCAACATTGGTGCTATGAACTTAGTGCACAAATCTCTAGAATCAGCTGA
Coding sequences:
- the LOC137712362 gene encoding uncharacterized protein; this encodes MRGGIPACDKAKDFLDSIGAKFKESEKAEMGELMTMLTKLKFDEGKGVREHILKLVDTATKLKDLEVPVDDAFVVHMALTSLPQSFDQLKITYSTQKEKW